The following proteins come from a genomic window of Paenibacillus sp. CAA11:
- a CDS encoding SDR family NAD(P)-dependent oxidoreductase gives MSFEGKVVIVTGAAQGIGRGVAEAFAEAGAYVVLSDSNEEQGAATAASIRQEGRNAMFIPCDVRLETEIQQLMKQAADEFGAIDILINNAGVSRWKSPYELSLSEWDDILNTNVRSVFLASREAAGYMKQRGGGAIVNMASTRAIMSEPNTEAYAASKGAIVALTHALAISLGQDGIRVNCVSPGWIETGNYDALRPADHEQHPVGRVGYPGDIARACMYLTHPDNTFVTGTQLIVDGGMTRKMIYEE, from the coding sequence ATGTCATTTGAAGGGAAAGTTGTCATTGTGACTGGAGCAGCTCAGGGTATTGGACGTGGAGTGGCCGAAGCCTTTGCGGAGGCAGGTGCTTATGTTGTTCTGTCCGATTCGAATGAAGAACAAGGAGCAGCCACAGCCGCTTCCATCCGTCAGGAAGGGCGGAATGCGATGTTTATCCCATGTGATGTGAGGCTAGAGACAGAGATTCAGCAGCTCATGAAGCAGGCTGCCGATGAATTCGGGGCTATAGATATTCTGATCAATAATGCAGGGGTCTCCCGCTGGAAATCCCCGTACGAGCTGTCTCTTTCCGAATGGGACGACATTCTGAATACAAATGTGAGAAGCGTGTTCCTTGCCTCCCGTGAAGCTGCAGGCTATATGAAGCAGCGCGGAGGAGGGGCTATTGTAAATATGGCATCCACCCGGGCTATCATGTCTGAGCCTAATACGGAAGCCTATGCAGCTTCCAAAGGGGCAATTGTCGCCCTAACCCATGCGCTTGCCATCTCTCTTGGTCAGGATGGAATCCGTGTCAATTGCGTAAGCCCCGGCTGGATTGAGACAGGAAATTATGACGCGCTTAGGCCGGCAGATCATGAGCAGCATCCGGTAGGCCGGGTGGGATATCCGGGGGATATTGCTAGGGCCTGCATGTATCTGACGCATCCTGACAATACATTTGTAACCGGAACCCAACTGATAGTGGACGGGGGAATGACCCGCAAGATGATTTATGAGGAATAG